The Deltaproteobacteria bacterium sequence AGGGGCAAGGTCTTTACCAAGAAGGAGGAAACGACCTCCTGACCCCATGGCAATCGCCTTAGATGCGAAGGGTGGTGACTTCGGCGCCCGCGTCCTCATCGAGGGGGCTGTCGCAGCAGCCAGGCAGTGGGGCATTGAAACCGTTCTCGTCGGACCGGAGGAGGAAATCACCGCCCACCTCGATGCATTGGGTGCGCATGGGCTTCCCCTCTCCATTCGAAACGCAACACAGGTCGTGGAGATGGGGGAATCCCCAGCCGAGGCCCTCCGCAAGAAAAAGGACTCCTCCATCCGAATTGCCTTCGATCTTGTCAAGGAAGGAACGGCGGAGGCAGTCGTGAGCGCCGGAAATTCCGGGGCGACCCTTGCGACCGCCATGGTGACCCTCGGCAGGCTCCATTCCGTCCGGCCGGCCATCGCAACCATGATGCCCACCCTCAAAAGGCCTGTCGTCCTCATCGACGTCGGGGCAAACGTGGACTGCAAGCCCCGTCACCTGCTCCAGTTCGGCATTATGGGGTCCATCTTCTCCAGACAGATCCTCTCCATCCATAACCCCCGGGTAGGGCTCCTGAGCATCGGCGAGGAGGGGTACAAGGGTAACGACCAGGTCAAAAAGGCCTATGAACTTTTTTCCGCAAGTCGACTCAACTTCCTGGGTAACGTCGAGGGACGCGATGTCTTCAAAGGAGACGTGGATGTCATCGTCTGCGACGGCTTCATCGGCAACATATGTCTGAAACTCAGCGAGGGGCTGGCTGAATCCATCCTCTCCATGCTAAAGACCGAGATCTCCGGAAGCATCCTTGGCCGTTTGGGATATCTGCTCGCCCAGGGGCCATTTCGTGCCTTTCGAAAAAAGGTCGATTATTCGGAGTACGGAGGCGCTCCCCTCCTCGGGATCAATGGAATCGTCATCATCTCTCATGGAAGATCCGGGCCCAAGGCCGTAAAAAACGCCATATATGCGGCCCACAGGCTGGCGCGCCAGGATCTCGTCAATTGTCTGAAGACAGAACTCGACCCCGGAGACGCCCTCCTCCGGGCGGTCGAGACCACCTAAATCCACCTTGAAAAAGACCTGAGCATGCCCGTCAGATCAATAATCATCGGCACCGGCTCCCATGTCCCGCGCCGGATCCTGACGAACGAGGACATGGAAAAGATCGTCGATACCTCGGACGAATGGATCCGTTCCCGGACAGGAATCCATCAGCGTCACATCGTGGATGAAGGGGAGACAAACTCGTATCTTGCCACCGAAGCAGCCAAAAAGGCCCTCGACATGGCCGGGGTCTCGGCCCGGGAGATCGACCTCATCATCGTCGGCACCCTTACGCCTGACATGCCTATGCCTTCCGTCGCCTGTCTCGTCCAGAAGGAGCTTCGGGCGAAAAAGGCCGGCGCCTTCGATCTCTCTGCCACATGCTCCGGCTTTCTCTACGGGGCCTCCATTGCGGACAGATTCATTCGAACGAACAGGAAGATGAAGATCCTTGTCATCGGAAGCGAGGTCCTCTCAGCGCGTACCAACTGGAAAGACCGGTCCACCTGTGTCCTCTTCGCTGACGGCGCTGGGGCTGCAGTCCTCACAGGAACCCGCGAACCCCGGCGGGGAATTCTATCGACCCACCTCCACGCCGACGGATCCCTGTGGGAGCTCCTTACCATTCGGGCCCTCGGAACAGGGGTGCCCCTCACGGAGGAGGTCCTCCAGCAAGGATGGCAATATATCCAGATGCAGGGCAAAGAAGTCTTCAAGCACGCGGTCAAGGCCCTCGAATCCGCGGCATGGGAGGCCATGACCGCGAACAAATGGTCAGGGGACGATGTGGACCTCCTTTTCTGCCATCAGGCAAACATCCGCATTCTCGATCACCTGCGGGAAAAACTGGGCCTTCCCCCGGAGAAAGTCTTTATCAACATACATAAGTATGGTAATACCTCCGCAGCCAGCATTCCCATCGCCATTGACGAGGCGAACCGGGAAGGCCGGCTGCACCAGGGAGACCGTATCCTCATGCTCGCCTTCGGAGGGGGGTTCACATGGGGCTCCCTCGCAATGCACTGGTAAAAAAAATTGGAGAGAAATGGATGGCTCGTGTCAACTATTTTTTGACGGAAGAGCAAGAGATGATCGTCGATCTTGCCCGGCGTATCGCAACGGAAAAGATCATCCCCGTGCGTGCGGCTCTCGACGAAACAGGAGACTTTCCATGGATGATCATAAAGGAACTCGCCCAGTCTGACCTCTTCGGCGTCTTCGTGCCGGAGGAATACGGCGGAATCGGCGGGGGCTGTTTCGAGACGTGCCTTGCGTTGGAAAACCTGGCTTACGGATGTGTCGGCGTCACCACCACCTATGCTGCGAGTGCCCTCGGAGGTTACCCCATTCTGCTCTTTGGGACGGACGAGCAAAAGGCACGCTATCTCCCGGATATCGCATCGGGCAGGCGCCTGGCTGCCTTTGGCCTCACCGAATCCGGCGCAGGAAGTGATGCCGCCGGCATCCAGACCACGGCAGTAGAGGACGGAGACTCATGGGTCCTGAACGGGGCAAAACAATGGATCACGAGCGGCGGCGAGGCCGAGATCTACACGATTATCGCCATGACCGATCGGCACAAGGGCCCCCGGGGGGCCACTGCCTTCATCGTGGAAAAGGGCGACCCCGGATTTTCCTTCGGAAAGAAGGAAAACAAGATGGGGATCAGGACCTCTTCCACGCGCGAACTCGTCTTCCAGAACTGCCGAATCTCTAAGAACAGGATGCTCGGTAAACGTGGGGGAGGATTCATCCTCGCAATGAGGACCCTTGATCTAGCCCGGCCCGGCATAGGGGCCATCGGAGTGGGCCTCGCCCAGGCCGCCCTGGACGAGGCGGTCAGATACGCAAAGGAGCGGGTCCAGTTCGGCCAGCCGCTCATCTCGTTCCAGGCCATACAACACATGCTCGCCGACATGGCGACCGAGATAGAAGCGGCCCGAGCCCTTGTCTATGCTGTCGCCCGCACCATCGACTCAGGCGCCAGGGACTTTTCCAAGCTCTCAGCCATGGCCAAACTCTTCCCTACAGACATGGCTATGAAGGTGACCACGGACGCTGTTCAGATCCTCGGTGGTTATGGCTACATGAAGGACTATCCCGTGGAAAAGATGATGCGGGATGCCAAGATCCTCCAGATCTACGAGGGGACCAATCAGATCCAGCGAAACATCATCGGGCAGGCCCTCAACAAGGAATATTCTGTCAATTAATGACCCATGAGAATCATCGTCTGCGTCAAGCAGGTCCCGGATGCCAAGACCGTCCGGTTCGACCGGGAAAAGGGCACCATCATACGTGACGGCATGGATGCCGTCATCAACCCGTTTGATCTCCACGCCATCGAGGCCGCCCTCCAGCTCAGAGAGCATACAGGGGGTACGGTAACGGTCATCTCCATGGGGCCGCCCCAGGCCGACAGCGCCCTTCGTGAGGCCATCGCCATGGGTGCGGACGCGGGTGTCCTCCTCTCCGACCGGGCCTTCGCAGGGGCCGACACCCTGGCCACCACCTATACACTCTACAAGGCCATTGAAAAACTCGGTGGGTGTGATGTGGTCTTTTGTGGGAAACAGGCAGTGGACGGAGACACCGCCCAGGTCGGACCCGGTCTTGCCGTTAGACTCGGGATCCCCTCCATCACCTGTGTAAACGCCATTGAACTTGTGGAAGGTCACCGGTTCCGGGTCACGAGGATGTGCGAGGAAGGCCGAGAGGTCGTGGAGGTCGAGGCACCCGTCCTTTTCACCGTCCTCACGACACTGAACACCCCTCGCCTTCCTTCTCTAAGGGGTAAGATGATGGCCAAAAAGACCAAAATTCCTGTCTGGGGCGCTGGAGACATTTCTGCCGACCCTGGACGCATCGGATTTGCCGGCTCCCCCACCAAGGTCGTTTCCACCCACGTCCCCACCTTTAACGCACGACGGGAGATCCTCACCGGCACCCCTGATGAACAGGTGGATGCGCTCATCGTCCATCTCAAGGAGGCCGGGATCCTGTCATGATCGTCATCGACGCAGAAAGGTGCATCGGCTGTGGAGAGTGTGAAAAGGCATGCGGCTTTGGGGCCATGTCCGTCGTAGACGGGCTTGCCCGCGTGGACACAAACGCATGTACGCTCTGTGGTGCGTGCGTTGAGGCCTGTCCCGAGGAGGCCATTAGCCTCGAAGGAACGCGCCATCCAGTAGAAACCTCCTCCAGTCTCTCTGCCTGGCAAGGAATCTGGGTGGTGGCAGAATGGAGGCCCACGCTGGGGATCGCCCCGATCACTTATGAACTCCTCGGCACTGCCTGCGGACTGGCAGCAAAGCAGGGGACACAGGTCACGGCCGTGCTTCTTGGCTTCGGGGTCTCGGATCGCGCACTGGACCTCATCCATCATGGCGCAGACCGCTGCATCGTCGTGGACCACCCGGAGCTTGCCTCCTTCACGGACGAGGTCTACGGAAACGTCCTCGCGGACCTGGCCCTCACCTACAAGCCCGCCGTGATCCTTGCCGGGGCCACACCCATGGGGCGTTCCTACATACCGAGGGTGGCCACCCTCCTCGAGACAGGCCTTACCGCAGACTGTACCGGGCTCGACATCCGAGAGGAAGACGGCTCACTCCTCCAGACAAGACCTGCCTGGGGTGGCAACCTCATGGCCACAATCGTCTGCGAGGGGCGCAGACCCCAGATGGCGACCATCCGGCCGTACGTGTTCAAACCCCTGAATCCCGATCCAGGCAGAACGGGCGAGATCATTCATGTCATACCGAAACCTGAGCTTCTTCGGCATAGGGTCACTGTCATCGAGACCATAGTGGAGGAACGGAAAGGGCCGGCGCTTCAGGGCGCGAGTGTCGTTGTTGCCGCAGGGCGGGGCATGGAATCACGGGAAAACATCGCCCTTGTGGAGACCCTCGCATCCCTTCTCGGGGGCGCGGTCGGATCGACACGTGCCGTGACGGAAGCGGGCTGGCTCCCTGAAAGGACTCAGATCGGTCAGACCGGAGTCACCGTCTCACCCAAACTCTACATCGGCTGCGGCGTATCAGGGGCCATCCAGCACATAGTCGGCATGCAGGGATCCGAGATAGTCGTGGCCATCAACCGAGATCCCGCAGCCCCCATCTTTGATGTCGCGACCTATGGCATCGTCGGAGACGTCAAGGAAATCCTTCCCTTACTCATCAAGAGGATAGAGGAAGAACGGGGCTGACGAACCAGAGGCTGGACATGGAAAAAGAACTCACCGGAAAGACCGCCCTGGTGACCGGTGCCTCAAGGGGCATAGGGCGCGCCATTGCCATCAAACTCGCCTCTCTTGGGGCCCACGTCATTGTTAACTACACGAGCAACGAGGATGCGGCCCGTGAGACCCTTTCCGGGATCACAGCCCTGGGTGGCACCGGAGAGATCATTCGGTTCGATGTCACGGATAGTGCGGGTACCGCGTCCGCCATCCGCGAGGTCCTTTCCGCCCGAGGCGCAATCCACATCCTCGTCAACAACGCCGGCATCACCCGGGACGCCCTTCTCGCGCGAATGAAGCCAGAGGACTGGGACCGCGTAGTCTCCACCAATCTGACAGGGGCCTTTGTTTGCACCCAGGCCGTCCTCATGGCCATGCTCAAGCAGCGATGGGGCCGCATCGTGAACATCGGCTCGGTTGTCGGCGCCATGGGAAACCCCGGTCAGGCGGCCTATGCCGCCACCAAGGCCGGACTCGAAGGGTTCACGAAATCCGTGGCTCGAGAGGTCGCATCCCGGGGCATCACTGCAAACGTGGTCTCTCCCGGTTTCATCGAAACGGACATGACCGCTGTCCTCCCTGAAAAGGTCCGGGACCAGCTCCTCACCCAGATACCTGCAGGACGCATGGGCAGGCCTGACGAGATCGCCGGGGCCGTTGCCTTTCTCGTATCCGAATCGGCAGCCTACATCACTGGGCACGTCCTCCACGTGAACGGCGGCCTTCTATGTACATAACAACCAATCGGGGGTATAGAACTCCCTTACTTGTATAAAATGAGGAGGATATCCATGAGCATTGACGCAAAGATGGTGGACATCATCGCCAACCAGTTGAGTGTGCCCAAAGAAAAGGTCGTTCCGAGCGCCTCGTTCGTAGAGGACCTCGGGGCCGACTCCCTGGATCTCGTTGAACTCGTCATGGCGCTCGAGGAGGAATTCGGCGTGGAGATCGCGGACGAGGACGCCGAAAAGATGCAGACTGTCCAAGATGCCCTGAACTTCATCAAGGAACGAAGCAAGGGGTAACTGTCGGCCATGCCGTCTCCGAAAGGATGCGAGAGCCGCCGGCGTGTTGTCATTACTGGGCTTGGGATCCTCTGCCCGGTCGGCATCGGCGTGGATGAGAGCTGGAAGAACATCCTAGCCGGCAGGTCCGGCATAGGCCCTGTGACGGCGTTTGATGCAAGCGGATATGCGAGCCGGATCGCAGGCGAGGTCAAGGGCTTCAATCCTGCTGAGTTCATGTCTGAAAAACTTGCCAAGCGGGTGGATCCCTTTGTCCAGCTCGCCATTGCCGCGGCAAGTATGGCCTATGAAGACGCCATGCTTGCCGGGGCCGACGTAAACCCTGACCGCATAGGGGTCATCACTGGGTGCGGCCTCGGTGGCCTTGGGACCATCGAACACTACAGGGATGTCCTGGTCCAAAAAGGACCAGGCCGGGTAAGCCCCTTTTTCATTCCCATGGCCATTCCGAACATGGCATCCGGCCAGATCTCCATCCTCTTCGGGGCGAAAGGTCCCAACACTGTCATCTGCACGGCCTGTGCCGCTGGAACACACGCCATCGGAGAATCCTTTAAGACCATCCAGCGCGGGGCCGCGGACATCATCTTGTGTGGAGGCACGGAATCCGTGATCACGCCCCTTGCCTTCAGCGGGTTCGCCGCCATGAAGGCCCTATCAACCCGAAACGACGAGCCTGAGCGGGCCTCACGACCGTTTGATCGGGACCGTGACGGTTTCGTCATCGGCGAGGGCGCTGGAATCCTCGTTCTGGAGGATCTGGAACACGCCAAGGCCAGAGGGGCCAGGATTCGAGGCGAGATCATCGGATACGGTCTGTCGAGTGACGCATACCACATGACCGCCCCCCCGGAGAACGGCGAAGGCGGCGCCAGGGCCATGAAAATGGCCATTGAAGACGCGGGCATAACGCCCCAAGACATAGATTACATCAACGCCCATGGGACGAGCACGCCATTGAACGACCTGTGTGAGACACGTGCGATCAAAAGTGTCTTTGGTGAGCGGGCCTCATCCATCCCCATAAGCTCCACCAAGTCCATGACTGGTCATCTCTTAGGAGGCGCCGGGGGAATCGAAGCGGTCTTCTGCATCAAGACCATCGAAGACGGCATCATCCCTCCCACCATCAATCTGGAAAACGCGGATCCGGAATGTGATCTCGACTACGTCCCCAACGTGGCGCGTACCGCTCACGTGAACGTCGTCATGTCCAACTCCTTCGGTTTCGGCGGGACCAATGCGGTCCTTCTCTTCAGAAGGTACGGAGGTGACGCGTGAGGATTGCCATCGGGTCTGATCACGCCGGATTTCCCCTGAAGGAACATTTGATCACGTACCTTGTCCGGCGCGGAAACGACGTGGTGGACATGGGGTGCCCGTCTATGGAACCCGTCCATTATCCGGAGATCGCCAAAAAGGTGGCCAATGCGGTGGAAGCAGGATCCGTCGATAGGGGGATCCTCATCTGCGGCACTGGAATCGGCATGTCCATGGTGGCGAACCGGGTCCGTGGTGTCCGCGCCGCACTGTGCAATGACCTTTTCAGCGCACGTCTCAGCCGGGAACACAACGACGCCAACGTCCTCTGCTTAGGGGCGCGTATCATCGCCCCTTTCCTCGCAGAAGAGGTGCTCAGGGTCTGGATCGAGACCCCGTTCGCTGGAGGACGCCACGCCGAGCGTATCGCCATGTTCGATTGCTGAGCCCATCCTCTCTCGGAGAACCCATATGGATAACCTGAAAACAACCGACCCAGACATATTCCAGGCATTGGCTGCTGAACTCGACCGCCAGGCAGGCCAACTCGAGATGATCGCCTCAGAAAACTTTGCCAGCGAGGCGGTCATGGAGGCCGAGGGCTCGGTATTCATGAACAAGTACGCCGAGGGGTATCCGGGAAAACGCTACTACGGGGGGTGCGAATATGTGGATGTGGTGGAACGGCTCGCCATCGATCGGCTGAACCTCCTGTTCGGTTCGGAGTACGCCAACGTCCAGCCCCATTCCGGCAGCCAGGCAAACATGGCCGTCTACTTCGGGACCCTCAAGCCCGGGGACACGATCCTCTCCATGGATCTCGCCCATGGCGGCCACCTCAGCCACGGCTCCCCGGTCAGCTTTTCCGGCAGGCTCTACACCATCGTCCACTATGGGGTCAGCCGGGACACGGAAACCATTGATATGGAGCAGGTCGCACGGCTCGCAGAGAAACACCGGCCCCGCATGATCGTGGCTGGAGCAAGCGCCTATCCACGCATCATCGATTTTGCCGGATTTCGGGAGATCGCCGACTCCATCGGTGCCTATCTCATGGTAGACATGGCCCATATATCCGGCCTTGTCGCCGCCGGCATCCATCCATCGCCCGTCCCGTACGCGGATTTCATTACCTCCACAACTCACAAGACCTTGAGGGGCC is a genomic window containing:
- the plsX gene encoding phosphate acyltransferase PlsX, with amino-acid sequence MAIALDAKGGDFGARVLIEGAVAAARQWGIETVLVGPEEEITAHLDALGAHGLPLSIRNATQVVEMGESPAEALRKKKDSSIRIAFDLVKEGTAEAVVSAGNSGATLATAMVTLGRLHSVRPAIATMMPTLKRPVVLIDVGANVDCKPRHLLQFGIMGSIFSRQILSIHNPRVGLLSIGEEGYKGNDQVKKAYELFSASRLNFLGNVEGRDVFKGDVDVIVCDGFIGNICLKLSEGLAESILSMLKTEISGSILGRLGYLLAQGPFRAFRKKVDYSEYGGAPLLGINGIVIISHGRSGPKAVKNAIYAAHRLARQDLVNCLKTELDPGDALLRAVETT
- a CDS encoding ketoacyl-ACP synthase III, which encodes MPVRSIIIGTGSHVPRRILTNEDMEKIVDTSDEWIRSRTGIHQRHIVDEGETNSYLATEAAKKALDMAGVSAREIDLIIVGTLTPDMPMPSVACLVQKELRAKKAGAFDLSATCSGFLYGASIADRFIRTNRKMKILVIGSEVLSARTNWKDRSTCVLFADGAGAAVLTGTREPRRGILSTHLHADGSLWELLTIRALGTGVPLTEEVLQQGWQYIQMQGKEVFKHAVKALESAAWEAMTANKWSGDDVDLLFCHQANIRILDHLREKLGLPPEKVFINIHKYGNTSAASIPIAIDEANREGRLHQGDRILMLAFGGGFTWGSLAMHW
- a CDS encoding acyl-CoA dehydrogenase family protein encodes the protein MARVNYFLTEEQEMIVDLARRIATEKIIPVRAALDETGDFPWMIIKELAQSDLFGVFVPEEYGGIGGGCFETCLALENLAYGCVGVTTTYAASALGGYPILLFGTDEQKARYLPDIASGRRLAAFGLTESGAGSDAAGIQTTAVEDGDSWVLNGAKQWITSGGEAEIYTIIAMTDRHKGPRGATAFIVEKGDPGFSFGKKENKMGIRTSSTRELVFQNCRISKNRMLGKRGGGFILAMRTLDLARPGIGAIGVGLAQAALDEAVRYAKERVQFGQPLISFQAIQHMLADMATEIEAARALVYAVARTIDSGARDFSKLSAMAKLFPTDMAMKVTTDAVQILGGYGYMKDYPVEKMMRDAKILQIYEGTNQIQRNIIGQALNKEYSVN
- a CDS encoding electron transfer flavoprotein subunit beta/FixA family protein, coding for MRIIVCVKQVPDAKTVRFDREKGTIIRDGMDAVINPFDLHAIEAALQLREHTGGTVTVISMGPPQADSALREAIAMGADAGVLLSDRAFAGADTLATTYTLYKAIEKLGGCDVVFCGKQAVDGDTAQVGPGLAVRLGIPSITCVNAIELVEGHRFRVTRMCEEGREVVEVEAPVLFTVLTTLNTPRLPSLRGKMMAKKTKIPVWGAGDISADPGRIGFAGSPTKVVSTHVPTFNARREILTGTPDEQVDALIVHLKEAGILS
- a CDS encoding electron transfer flavoprotein subunit alpha — its product is MIVIDAERCIGCGECEKACGFGAMSVVDGLARVDTNACTLCGACVEACPEEAISLEGTRHPVETSSSLSAWQGIWVVAEWRPTLGIAPITYELLGTACGLAAKQGTQVTAVLLGFGVSDRALDLIHHGADRCIVVDHPELASFTDEVYGNVLADLALTYKPAVILAGATPMGRSYIPRVATLLETGLTADCTGLDIREEDGSLLQTRPAWGGNLMATIVCEGRRPQMATIRPYVFKPLNPDPGRTGEIIHVIPKPELLRHRVTVIETIVEERKGPALQGASVVVAAGRGMESRENIALVETLASLLGGAVGSTRAVTEAGWLPERTQIGQTGVTVSPKLYIGCGVSGAIQHIVGMQGSEIVVAINRDPAAPIFDVATYGIVGDVKEILPLLIKRIEEERG
- the fabG gene encoding 3-oxoacyl-[acyl-carrier-protein] reductase, yielding MEKELTGKTALVTGASRGIGRAIAIKLASLGAHVIVNYTSNEDAARETLSGITALGGTGEIIRFDVTDSAGTASAIREVLSARGAIHILVNNAGITRDALLARMKPEDWDRVVSTNLTGAFVCTQAVLMAMLKQRWGRIVNIGSVVGAMGNPGQAAYAATKAGLEGFTKSVAREVASRGITANVVSPGFIETDMTAVLPEKVRDQLLTQIPAGRMGRPDEIAGAVAFLVSESAAYITGHVLHVNGGLLCT
- the acpP gene encoding acyl carrier protein, encoding MSIDAKMVDIIANQLSVPKEKVVPSASFVEDLGADSLDLVELVMALEEEFGVEIADEDAEKMQTVQDALNFIKERSKG
- the fabF gene encoding beta-ketoacyl-ACP synthase II gives rise to the protein MPSPKGCESRRRVVITGLGILCPVGIGVDESWKNILAGRSGIGPVTAFDASGYASRIAGEVKGFNPAEFMSEKLAKRVDPFVQLAIAAASMAYEDAMLAGADVNPDRIGVITGCGLGGLGTIEHYRDVLVQKGPGRVSPFFIPMAIPNMASGQISILFGAKGPNTVICTACAAGTHAIGESFKTIQRGAADIILCGGTESVITPLAFSGFAAMKALSTRNDEPERASRPFDRDRDGFVIGEGAGILVLEDLEHAKARGARIRGEIIGYGLSSDAYHMTAPPENGEGGARAMKMAIEDAGITPQDIDYINAHGTSTPLNDLCETRAIKSVFGERASSIPISSTKSMTGHLLGGAGGIEAVFCIKTIEDGIIPPTINLENADPECDLDYVPNVARTAHVNVVMSNSFGFGGTNAVLLFRRYGGDA
- the rpiB gene encoding ribose 5-phosphate isomerase B, producing MRIAIGSDHAGFPLKEHLITYLVRRGNDVVDMGCPSMEPVHYPEIAKKVANAVEAGSVDRGILICGTGIGMSMVANRVRGVRAALCNDLFSARLSREHNDANVLCLGARIIAPFLAEEVLRVWIETPFAGGRHAERIAMFDC
- a CDS encoding serine hydroxymethyltransferase yields the protein MDNLKTTDPDIFQALAAELDRQAGQLEMIASENFASEAVMEAEGSVFMNKYAEGYPGKRYYGGCEYVDVVERLAIDRLNLLFGSEYANVQPHSGSQANMAVYFGTLKPGDTILSMDLAHGGHLSHGSPVSFSGRLYTIVHYGVSRDTETIDMEQVARLAEKHRPRMIVAGASAYPRIIDFAGFREIADSIGAYLMVDMAHISGLVAAGIHPSPVPYADFITSTTHKTLRGPRGGFILTQERYARIVDSQIFPGIQGGPLMNVIAAKAVAFKEALTPEFKTYQQRIVANTAALARTLLAHGFRLVSGGTDNHLILVDLTDKGLTGAEAEAILERAGITVNKNAIPYDTQPPRVTSGIRIGTPAVTTRGLDEKDMEEVGGYISELLLNPGDDKKVRSVRLKITEMCERHPLYAGMIARIKDRKGR